The Candidatus Beckwithbacteria bacterium genome has a window encoding:
- a CDS encoding J domain-containing protein, which produces MTTKRDFYEVLGVSKTASAAELKKAYRQLALKYHPDRNKSADATEKFKEISEAYEVLSNPEKRSTYDQYGHAAFDPSQGFGAGGPFGSGTQSYRQGPFTYTYTTAGGGGGFDFGGFSDPFEIFESFFGGGSPFHQQQRIPRYGLAIDFMEAAKGTTRTLVHQGKEYTIKIPAGSDDGTRIRFEKFYVTIEVRPDKHFKREVNDVFIDEIISFSQAALGGVVEVPTIDGDLKLKVQPGTQSGTLIRLRGQGMPILRGRGRGDQYVRLIIRVPDRLSRRQRQLLEEFESES; this is translated from the coding sequence ATGACCACCAAGCGCGACTTTTATGAAGTTTTAGGCGTTTCCAAAACCGCCAGCGCGGCGGAACTGAAAAAAGCCTACCGTCAGTTAGCCTTAAAATATCATCCTGATCGTAACAAATCCGCCGATGCCACGGAAAAATTCAAGGAAATTTCCGAAGCCTACGAAGTTTTATCTAACCCGGAAAAACGCTCTACCTATGACCAATATGGTCACGCTGCTTTCGACCCCAGCCAGGGTTTTGGCGCCGGCGGTCCGTTTGGCAGTGGCACTCAGTCTTACCGTCAGGGCCCATTCACTTACACTTACACTACCGCTGGTGGCGGTGGTGGCTTTGACTTCGGCGGCTTTAGTGACCCGTTTGAAATTTTTGAAAGCTTTTTCGGTGGCGGTTCGCCTTTTCATCAGCAGCAAAGAATCCCTCGTTATGGCCTGGCCATCGATTTTATGGAAGCGGCCAAGGGTACAACCAGAACCCTGGTTCATCAGGGCAAAGAATACACCATTAAAATTCCCGCCGGTAGCGATGACGGTACCCGTATCCGCTTTGAAAAATTTTATGTGACCATCGAAGTCCGACCGGACAAGCATTTTAAGCGCGAAGTTAACGATGTTTTTATTGATGAAATTATCAGTTTTTCCCAGGCTGCCTTAGGTGGAGTGGTTGAGGTGCCGACGATTGACGGCGACCTGAAATTAAAAGTTCAGCCCGGCACCCAATCCGGCACTTTAATTCGTCTTCGCGGCCAGGGTATGCCGATCCTTCGCGGCCGCGGCCGCGGCGACCAGTATGTCCGCCTGATTATCCGTGTCCCCGATCGTCTTTCCCGCCGCCAGCGCCAACTGTTAGAAGAATTTGAAAGTGAAAGCTAA
- the dnaK gene encoding molecular chaperone DnaK — protein sequence MASNKIIGIDLGTTNSVVAVMEGGSPKVIPTAEGRNLIPSIVEPTKNLVGDIAKRQMVLNPGNTIYSIKRLMGRKMGDAEVKKTQGMVAYKIVGGKGDMAMVEVDGKTYTPQEISAKILQKAKADAEAYLGESVDKAVITCPAYFNDAQRQATKQAGEIAGLKVERILNEPTAAALAYGLEKKKAQTICVYDLGGGTFDISVLELGDNVYEVKATNGDTHLGGDDFDQKIIDYITAEFKKENGVDLKADKQALQRIKDAAEKAKMELSSSTETEINQPFITQGKNGPLHLTMKLTRAKLENLVDDLIQKTIPPVKACLKDAKKTVKDIDEVVLVGGMTRMPKVYQTVKELFGKEPNKSVNPDEVVAIGAAVQAGVLTGDVTDVLLLDVTPLTLGIETLGSVATPLINRNTTVPTSKSQIFSTAADNQTSVEINVLQGERPMANDNKSLGRFILDGIPPSPRGVPQIEVTFDIDANGILNVTAKDKATNKEQKITIKGSTGLSDDEIKRMTQEAEKHAEEDKIKKERIDARNQADTLIFTSEKTLKDAGDKVKKEDKADVEKKVKALKDILESGSKDELEAKTKDLSETIQKVGAAMYESQKSEPKADGEKKPDDKKSDKDKVQEGEVVE from the coding sequence ATGGCATCCAATAAAATTATTGGTATTGATTTAGGCACCACTAATTCGGTGGTCGCCGTGATGGAAGGCGGTAGTCCCAAAGTGATTCCGACTGCCGAAGGCCGCAACTTGATTCCTTCAATAGTTGAGCCGACTAAAAATTTGGTTGGTGATATTGCTAAACGTCAAATGGTTCTTAATCCCGGCAACACGATTTATTCCATTAAACGGTTAATGGGCCGCAAAATGGGTGATGCCGAAGTCAAGAAAACTCAAGGCATGGTTGCCTACAAAATTGTCGGTGGTAAAGGGGATATGGCGATGGTGGAAGTTGACGGGAAAACTTACACTCCCCAGGAAATTTCTGCCAAAATTTTACAAAAAGCCAAAGCCGATGCCGAGGCTTATTTAGGCGAATCCGTTGACAAAGCCGTCATTACCTGTCCGGCCTATTTCAATGACGCTCAGCGTCAGGCAACCAAGCAGGCCGGCGAAATTGCCGGTCTTAAAGTCGAGCGGATTTTAAACGAGCCGACCGCGGCCGCTTTGGCCTACGGCCTAGAAAAGAAAAAAGCCCAAACCATCTGCGTTTATGATTTGGGCGGCGGCACCTTTGATATTTCCGTCTTGGAACTAGGAGATAATGTTTATGAAGTTAAAGCCACCAACGGCGATACCCATCTAGGCGGCGACGACTTTGACCAAAAAATTATTGACTATATTACCGCTGAATTTAAAAAAGAAAACGGCGTTGACCTTAAGGCTGATAAACAAGCTTTACAGCGGATTAAAGACGCTGCCGAAAAAGCCAAAATGGAGTTGTCTTCCTCCACGGAAACAGAAATTAACCAACCGTTTATTACCCAAGGCAAAAATGGTCCCTTGCATCTGACCATGAAGTTGACCCGGGCCAAACTGGAAAATCTGGTGGATGACTTAATTCAAAAAACCATTCCTCCGGTTAAGGCCTGTCTTAAAGACGCCAAGAAAACCGTGAAAGATATTGATGAAGTCGTCTTGGTTGGCGGTATGACCCGCATGCCCAAGGTTTACCAAACCGTCAAAGAACTTTTTGGCAAAGAGCCGAATAAATCTGTTAATCCGGATGAAGTCGTGGCCATTGGTGCGGCCGTTCAGGCTGGTGTTTTGACCGGCGACGTCACTGATGTTCTACTCTTGGACGTTACCCCGCTGACCCTAGGCATTGAAACTTTAGGCAGTGTCGCCACGCCTTTAATCAACCGCAACACCACGGTGCCGACCAGCAAATCGCAGATTTTCTCGACCGCCGCGGACAATCAAACTTCGGTGGAAATTAATGTCTTGCAAGGAGAACGGCCAATGGCCAACGACAACAAATCCCTAGGCCGGTTTATTCTGGATGGGATTCCTCCGAGTCCGCGCGGCGTGCCGCAGATCGAAGTCACTTTTGATATCGACGCCAACGGCATTTTAAATGTTACCGCCAAAGACAAGGCCACCAATAAAGAGCAGAAGATTACCATTAAAGGCTCGACTGGTTTGTCTGATGACGAAATTAAGCGCATGACCCAAGAGGCGGAAAAACACGCCGAAGAGGACAAAATAAAGAAAGAGCGCATCGACGCCCGCAACCAAGCCGATACGCTTATTTTCACCAGCGAAAAAACTTTAAAGGATGCTGGCGATAAAGTTAAAAAAGAGGATAAAGCCGATGTCGAAAAGAAGGTTAAGGCCTTAAAAGACATCTTAGAATCCGGCAGCAAAGACGAGCTGGAGGCCAAGACTAAAGACCTCTCCGAAACCATCCAAAAAGTCGGTGCCGCGATGTACGAATCGCAGAAGTCCGAGCCTAAGGCCGACGGTGAAAAAAAACCCGACGACAAAAAATCCGATAAGGATAAAGTCCAAGAAGGCGAAGTGGTGGAGTAA
- a CDS encoding nucleotide exchange factor GrpE — MSKKTLENQLKRTLADYQNLTKRVEADKQEFVKFVSASLIAKLLPILDDLERAQEHLKNAGLQLTIDKFKSVLQAEGVSEIKLLNTVFDPKTAECSELVAGQPNLILAVVQPGFYLHDRVLRPARVKVGKDNINIIKEDSRSKIGDK, encoded by the coding sequence ATGTCCAAAAAAACTTTAGAAAATCAGTTGAAACGAACTTTGGCTGACTATCAAAATTTAACCAAGCGGGTTGAAGCCGACAAACAAGAATTTGTTAAATTTGTTTCCGCTTCTTTAATTGCCAAGCTTTTGCCGATCTTAGATGATTTGGAGCGGGCCCAGGAACACCTGAAAAATGCCGGTCTGCAATTGACCATTGATAAATTTAAATCAGTTCTGCAAGCTGAAGGGGTTAGTGAAATTAAACTTTTAAACACTGTTTTTGACCCCAAAACCGCCGAGTGTAGTGAGTTGGTGGCGGGTCAACCAAACTTAATTTTGGCCGTGGTTCAACCAGGTTTTTACCTTCATGATCGGGTTTTACGGCCGGCCCGGGTTAAGGTTGGTAAGGATAATATTAATATAATTAAGGAGGATTCCCGAAGCAAGATCGGGGATAAATAA
- a CDS encoding sortase gives MKNKKLIIWGINLSLGLIVVILAWIFGPSVITEARYQQEVKAASTGKPTVGFSGMMVSMSGFKQLANADVVKPLSTQFGLVIPKIFVNVSVTENVNPEDVKAYQSVLKQAGGVAHAVGTAVPGENGTVYIFGHSTDATFDVERFNAVFYLLGKLEKGDKIIAYYNNVPYNYIVAEKKVVDPTDISDIIDVTGEERLVLQTCWPPGTTWKRLLIIAQPEQK, from the coding sequence ATGAAAAATAAAAAATTAATCATTTGGGGGATTAATTTAAGTTTAGGGCTAATTGTGGTAATTTTAGCCTGGATTTTCGGTCCGAGCGTCATCACCGAAGCGCGTTATCAGCAAGAAGTAAAAGCCGCGTCAACCGGTAAACCAACTGTTGGTTTTTCAGGCATGATGGTATCAATGTCCGGTTTTAAACAATTGGCCAACGCTGATGTGGTCAAGCCCTTGTCAACCCAGTTTGGTTTGGTGATCCCGAAAATTTTTGTCAACGTGTCGGTGACGGAAAATGTTAACCCCGAGGATGTAAAAGCCTACCAATCGGTGTTAAAACAGGCGGGTGGAGTCGCCCATGCGGTCGGGACGGCGGTTCCGGGAGAAAACGGTACGGTTTATATTTTCGGCCATTCGACTGACGCGACTTTTGATGTGGAACGGTTTAATGCGGTTTTCTATCTTTTAGGAAAACTGGAAAAAGGCGATAAAATTATTGCTTACTATAACAATGTTCCTTATAACTATATTGTAGCGGAGAAAAAAGTGGTTGACCCGACGGACATTAGCGATATTATCGATGTCACCGGCGAAGAACGGTTGGTATTACAGACTTGCTGGCCGCCGGGAACCACTTGGAAAAGATTGTTGATTATTGCTCAGCCGGAACAAAAATAG
- a CDS encoding glycosyl hydrolase has product MRNFKTWVGLLILVGGLIIALSLGRRATRLLPGAAGQPANIIVKADESVGPLPRPWTNLAQGGEESTGMLSQTVGKIKPLKPTYIRLDHIYDFYDTIKKENGQLNFNWTKLDKEIEAILQTGAKPFLSLSYLPQGFGLNDWQAIVKATINHYSGKNEKNLTDVYYEVWNEPDLFGDWKISGEKNYLDLYRLAAVGADQITNANLFKLGGPATTGMYRNWMEALFNLIDKESLRLDFISWHRYGLNPSDFSADTDEISNLIGQYPKLIKAERIVSEWGFDPKNNSGYDSAFGAAHILASVREMFNRIQKAFLFEIKDGKDPKGQPFWGRWGLLTHESTGLLIKPRYNMLLWLNDLGTNRLLLSGENGFIRGIAAKKENDIQIYLVNYDPANQHEETVPIIVKNLPLGQYQVTTEWFGQKPETKIITITAGTYVDSVNLKPNQSTRVSLTPNNR; this is encoded by the coding sequence ATGAGAAATTTTAAGACCTGGGTCGGGTTATTAATTTTAGTCGGAGGGTTAATCATCGCCTTAAGCTTGGGAAGAAGGGCCACCCGACTGCTACCCGGTGCGGCGGGCCAACCGGCTAATATTATTGTCAAGGCAGATGAAAGCGTAGGGCCTCTGCCCCGCCCCTGGACAAATTTAGCCCAAGGCGGTGAAGAATCCACCGGGATGCTCAGCCAAACCGTTGGCAAAATCAAACCATTAAAACCCACCTATATCCGCCTTGACCATATATATGATTTTTATGACACGATTAAAAAAGAAAACGGACAGTTAAATTTTAACTGGACGAAATTAGATAAAGAAATTGAGGCAATTTTACAAACCGGGGCAAAACCGTTTTTATCTTTATCTTATCTACCGCAAGGCTTCGGGTTAAACGACTGGCAGGCAATCGTTAAGGCCACCATCAATCATTATTCCGGCAAGAATGAGAAAAATTTGACAGACGTTTATTATGAAGTTTGGAACGAGCCGGATTTATTCGGCGACTGGAAAATTTCCGGCGAAAAAAATTATTTGGACCTGTACCGGTTGGCGGCGGTCGGGGCCGATCAAATCACCAATGCCAATCTGTTTAAGTTGGGCGGGCCAGCCACGACCGGCATGTACCGCAACTGGATGGAAGCGCTATTTAATTTAATCGACAAAGAAAGTCTAAGATTGGATTTTATCTCCTGGCACCGTTACGGCCTCAACCCGAGTGATTTTTCGGCCGATACTGATGAAATTAGCAATTTAATCGGCCAATATCCTAAATTAATCAAAGCGGAAAGAATTGTTTCTGAGTGGGGATTTGATCCGAAAAACAACTCCGGTTATGACAGCGCGTTTGGAGCCGCCCATATCTTAGCCAGCGTCAGGGAAATGTTTAATCGGATTCAAAAAGCTTTTTTGTTTGAAATTAAAGACGGCAAAGACCCGAAGGGTCAACCATTTTGGGGCCGGTGGGGACTCTTAACCCATGAATCAACCGGCCTATTAATTAAGCCCAGATATAACATGCTGCTCTGGTTGAACGATCTGGGAACAAACCGCTTATTATTGTCCGGAGAAAATGGGTTTATAAGAGGCATTGCCGCTAAGAAAGAAAACGACATTCAGATTTATTTAGTGAATTATGACCCGGCTAATCAGCATGAAGAAACAGTCCCAATAATCGTCAAAAATTTACCACTGGGACAATATCAGGTGACAACCGAGTGGTTCGGACAGAAACCGGAAACTAAAATAATAACGATTACCGCCGGCACCTACGTTGACTCGGTTAACTTAAAACCAAATCAAAGCACCAGAGTTAGCTTAACGCCGAACAACCGCTAA
- the lepA gene encoding translation elongation factor 4, which translates to MNLYQSTIRNFCVISHIDHGKTTLTDRFLQATGTIAKKDFEERFLDSNPIEKERGITIKLAPVRMRYLLNANSYILNLIDTPGHVDFSYEVSRSLNACEGAILLVDATQGIQAQTMANANLAMASHLELIPVINKIDLANAEIDRVKQELQDSFGFKASEILLVSAKTGAGVPELLKAVIDRIPSPAVASAKEDSPLQALVFNSFYHPHHGVIACVRLVNGQITASTQLKFFSNATVFKTQEIGYFSPSLKPTQQLTCGEVGYLATGLKDISLCRVGDTIVESGSAVSALPGYQEPLPVVFMDFYPIDNQDFIKLKTSLEKFHLTDSSITYNPVNSAVLGSGFKIGFQGLLHAEIVQERLEREFDLNLITTSPSVEYQIELKKNHQLISILSPADFPDPSLINQTLEPYIDLSLFTPLTYLGGVMDLCREYRAELKSQEFFGSQVKLVYFMPLRELISGFFDRLKSVSSGFASLDWRFSRFVLSDIVKLEILLNRQLVEPLSVLTVRPAAVSLALKLAKKLKAAIPRQQFELPIQVVLGGKILARETIKAYRKDVTVKLHAADLSRKAKLLASQKRGKKRMKRVGKVNLSQEAFLAVVRR; encoded by the coding sequence ATGAATCTCTACCAATCAACTATTAGAAATTTTTGCGTTATCAGTCATATCGATCATGGCAAAACTACTTTAACCGACCGATTTTTGCAAGCCACCGGTACGATTGCCAAAAAAGATTTCGAGGAACGGTTCTTGGACTCTAATCCGATTGAAAAAGAACGGGGAATCACCATTAAACTCGCCCCTGTCCGCATGCGCTATTTGCTAAATGCTAACTCCTATATTCTAAATTTGATCGATACCCCCGGTCACGTTGATTTTTCCTACGAAGTTTCCCGGTCGCTCAATGCTTGCGAAGGCGCCATTTTATTAGTTGACGCTACCCAGGGAATTCAGGCCCAGACAATGGCTAATGCCAATTTAGCCATGGCTAGTCATTTGGAATTAATTCCGGTGATTAATAAAATTGACCTAGCCAATGCCGAAATTGATCGGGTTAAGCAGGAATTACAGGATTCATTCGGTTTTAAAGCCTCGGAGATTTTATTAGTGTCTGCCAAAACAGGCGCTGGCGTACCGGAATTGCTTAAAGCTGTTATTGATCGGATTCCTTCGCCCGCCGTAGCTTCAGCGAAGGAGGACAGCCCCCTGCAAGCTTTAGTTTTTAACTCTTTTTATCATCCCCATCACGGCGTTATTGCTTGCGTCCGTTTAGTCAACGGCCAAATTACTGCCTCTACCCAGCTTAAATTTTTTTCTAACGCGACCGTCTTTAAAACTCAGGAAATCGGTTACTTTTCTCCTAGCCTAAAACCGACGCAGCAATTAACCTGTGGCGAGGTTGGCTATCTGGCCACCGGCCTGAAAGATATTTCTCTTTGCCGCGTCGGCGACACGATTGTTGAATCAGGCTCGGCCGTTTCCGCTTTGCCGGGATATCAGGAACCCTTACCGGTTGTCTTTATGGATTTTTATCCAATTGACAACCAAGACTTTATTAAATTAAAAACCTCTTTGGAAAAATTTCATTTAACCGACTCCAGCATTACTTACAATCCCGTCAACTCGGCGGTTTTAGGCAGCGGTTTTAAAATCGGTTTTCAGGGGCTGTTGCACGCCGAGATCGTCCAGGAGCGTCTGGAAAGGGAATTTGATTTAAACCTGATTACTACCAGTCCGTCGGTTGAATACCAGATTGAATTGAAGAAAAATCACCAACTTATTTCCATCCTTAGCCCGGCCGATTTTCCCGACCCCTCGTTAATCAACCAAACTCTGGAGCCGTATATTGATTTATCTTTGTTTACCCCGCTTACTTATCTGGGCGGGGTGATGGATTTATGCCGCGAGTATCGGGCCGAGCTGAAATCCCAGGAATTTTTTGGCAGCCAGGTCAAGCTGGTTTATTTTATGCCGCTCCGGGAATTAATCAGCGGTTTTTTTGATCGTTTAAAATCGGTTTCTTCCGGTTTTGCCAGCCTTGATTGGCGTTTTTCCCGTTTTGTTTTAAGCGACATCGTTAAACTGGAAATTTTACTTAATCGTCAGCTGGTTGAACCCTTATCAGTTTTAACTGTTCGCCCTGCGGCTGTCAGCTTAGCCTTAAAATTAGCGAAAAAATTAAAAGCCGCCATTCCCCGTCAGCAGTTTGAACTACCAATCCAGGTAGTTTTGGGCGGTAAAATTTTAGCCCGGGAAACGATTAAAGCCTACCGCAAAGACGTCACGGTTAAACTCCACGCCGCCGATTTAAGCCGCAAAGCCAAGCTTTTAGCCAGTCAGAAGCGCGGCAAAAAACGGATGAAGCGGGTGGGTAAGGTCAATCTCTCTCAGGAAGCTTTTTTAGCGGTTGTTCGGCGTTAA
- the murJ gene encoding murein biosynthesis integral membrane protein MurJ, with translation MRNRWLRPQPDTLSAASTLMFAVFLSRILGLLRDRFLAGAFFNPLSSWQLDVYFAAFRLPDMIFQLLVVGAFSAAFIPVFSHYLIKEKHEAWHVASSVINIGLALFMILGAVLFIFARPLSHLIAPNFSVDQLNLMTVLTRILLLAQACFLVSNFLTGILQSHHYFLIPALSPIAYNLGIIFGILVLGPMFGIYGPALGVILGAFLHFLIQVPLVKSLGFNYRFSFDFRHPGVKRIGRLMFPRTLALAVSQIELTMAVFLATSLSVGSLAIFYFAQNLNNLPVGLFGATIGQAALPTLSQNVSRDSLDKFKTLLLSSLNQALYLSLPAGMILLVLRIPAVRLAFGARTFPWEATILTGKVVALFAISVFAQSAIQILVRGFYALSNTRTPLYLAIAAVFTNVAFSILFIYQFHFGVLGLALGVSLASFLHAALLLFFLARLTGGFDRHLLFIPFLKMSLATILTGFSLWIPLRVLDRYILDTARTLDLIILSIITTLIGLTVYSVFSKILKIRELDSFTVLIKRFTHDESLPINY, from the coding sequence GCCGCCAGTACTCTGATGTTTGCGGTTTTTTTGTCCCGGATTTTGGGGTTGTTGCGGGACAGATTTTTGGCCGGCGCTTTTTTTAATCCGTTAAGTTCTTGGCAGTTGGATGTTTATTTTGCCGCCTTTCGGCTGCCGGACATGATTTTTCAGCTTTTAGTCGTTGGCGCTTTTTCCGCTGCCTTTATTCCGGTTTTCTCCCACTATTTAATTAAAGAAAAACATGAAGCCTGGCATGTCGCTTCCAGCGTTATTAACATCGGTCTGGCCTTATTTATGATTTTAGGCGCTGTTTTATTTATTTTTGCCCGGCCCTTAAGCCATTTAATTGCCCCTAATTTTTCCGTCGATCAGCTTAATCTGATGACCGTCTTGACGCGTATCTTATTGCTGGCCCAAGCTTGTTTTTTGGTTTCTAATTTTTTAACCGGCATCTTGCAGTCGCATCATTATTTTTTAATTCCTGCCCTTTCCCCGATTGCTTATAATTTGGGAATAATTTTTGGGATTCTGGTTTTGGGACCTATGTTTGGAATCTACGGTCCGGCGCTTGGCGTCATTCTCGGCGCCTTTTTGCATTTTTTAATTCAGGTGCCTTTAGTTAAGAGCTTAGGTTTTAATTATCGTTTTAGTTTTGATTTTCGACATCCCGGGGTGAAACGGATTGGCCGATTAATGTTTCCCCGAACTTTAGCTTTAGCGGTCAGCCAAATTGAGCTGACCATGGCTGTTTTTCTGGCCACTTCTTTGTCGGTCGGCTCTTTAGCCATTTTTTATTTTGCTCAAAATTTAAACAACTTGCCGGTCGGTTTGTTCGGGGCCACCATCGGTCAGGCCGCCTTGCCCACTCTGTCTCAGAATGTTTCCCGGGATTCTTTGGATAAATTTAAAACCCTGCTTTTATCATCCCTTAATCAGGCTTTATATTTAAGTTTGCCGGCCGGAATGATTTTGCTGGTCTTAAGAATTCCGGCCGTTCGTCTGGCTTTCGGTGCTCGGACTTTCCCCTGGGAGGCGACGATTTTAACCGGCAAAGTGGTTGCCCTCTTTGCTATTTCTGTTTTTGCCCAATCTGCTATTCAAATTCTGGTCCGCGGTTTTTATGCGCTATCCAACACCCGTACCCCTTTATATCTGGCTATTGCCGCCGTTTTTACCAATGTTGCCTTTAGTATTCTGTTTATTTATCAGTTTCATTTCGGTGTTTTAGGTTTGGCCTTGGGAGTTTCCCTGGCTAGTTTTTTACATGCAGCCTTGTTGTTATTTTTTCTCGCCCGGTTGACCGGCGGCTTTGACCGCCACTTATTATTTATTCCTTTTTTAAAAATGTCTTTAGCGACGATTTTAACCGGCTTCAGTCTTTGGATTCCTTTGCGTGTTCTTGACCGGTATATTCTTGATACCGCCCGGACCCTTGATTTGATTATTTTATCGATTATCACGACCTTAATTGGCTTGACGGTTTACTCAGTTTTTTCCAAAATTTTAAAAATTAGAGAGCTGGATAGCTTTACGGTTTTAATTAAACGCTTTACTCACGATGAATCTCTACCAATCAACTATTAG